GACCGAAAACAAACAGCGAAACGAAATTTGAATCATTTCAACAACTCGATAACCGTAATTTTCAACTATGTTTTGCCTATGGTTAATGAGTTGAACAAAATACTCCAAACTGAAACACTCAAGTTTAGTCaaattaattcggaaaccactAATCTATATCTTACTCTCTTGTGTACTATATGCCCAGAGCAATACATCACATCTAATGTCTCATAATTGGACTTTGGAGATTTTGAACATCATCTGAAGAAGCCACAAGACATCAAATTTATAacaactatgccaatcaatgaccATGAAGATAAAATCATGCTCAGAAATTGAAATAATAAATGTAATACAGATATCAATACAAATTTTCTGGGAGAAAAACTAAAATAGAAGATTTGTTATGGGCGAAAACACAGGTTTTTTTATGGTAGCACTGTGTGACCGAcgagtaaaatcgaaaaaacctACCTATTTTATTCGATTACATATATCTCCACTATATATATctaatgcaaaaaaaagtgcCGGGAATATTTACTATTGGTTTATttatttggaatcaaaatccaaaattcAATTGAAGAAATATTGACGTTCAAAATATATACACTTATTTCCACCCGAAACattggaaaatatttttgagaTATAGTCAATATTCCGTTCAGTTTCAAACATTTCCATCGAAATTGTGGGATTTTTGCAAACCCCCCATTACTGGTGGTGGTCTTATTTCCCTAATGAAGCTAAATGTACCGTACGAAATGCCAATTAACGCGCTAATTTCGTCGTCTTTCATCAGTCCATCAACAGCGGGCGGGATGACAGCCGGCTGAGTGGAATCTTTCAAACAGCATCCGTACTAGCGGTTGAGGAATTGTAGTTGGACGACAGAACCGTCCCGACGAACCAAAAACAAACATACCGGAATCTTATTTGCAGCCGAGATTTATTTCAGCGCATTTCAACCGCATCTAATCATCGCTTCATCGCTCGGATGATGCGCAGTTAATTATGCAGCCAAAAATATACTGATTCGCATGTATGCCGCGCGAAAACGCGAGAAAACATAATCAGATAAGTCATTGCCACACACACACGAGACTCATCTCCACATCTTCATATCACGATGGCTCAACTCAATCGGACGGAACCGAACTGGTGGAATTCAGAAATGCGTGCCATCGCCGCCATACAGGACCAACACTAATGATGctctttctgttcttcccaAACAGGTGGAACGGCCGCTCACGATGAAAAAGGAAGGTATCCAGACGAGGAACCGCAAGCTAACGGCCAAGTCGAAGAAACGAAAATCGACGCCCGGCTACAGCTTCTCCTTCGGAGATCTCATGAACCCGCTGGACCACAACAAATCTTTCCCCGGGGGCTTCCCCACATCAATGGGTAAGTCGCAAATGTTAACTCGAGCAAAAATCAAATATCTCACTAACAGGTCCAATtcgattttccttttttttgctcCCGCTCCAGGACAACACGCTCATCTCTCCAGTGGACTCCACCCCGCCCATTCGCACATGCACAGCGGTTGGTACACAACCGGTCTCGGATCGCTCGGTACCTCCAGTAGCCTGCAGAATGGCTTCAGCAGTACAGCCCCACTGGGAACCGGAGCCGTAGCGCATCCCCAATCGTACCACCTCGGATTAAACTCGATGGTAGGTTTGGGACTCCCCCTTCATAAACGGCAAAAGGCCGCGAACATATCCACCATTACAATTTCTTTTCTCCCTTCTTCCCCGCAGAGCTGGCGATCCGAATACACGTGACTAATGGGACAGTAAATCAGAACGGACAACCCAACAGAGTGGCTGCTCGCGGGGGCCCGCCGAATGTACGGAACGGGTTCTAGCAGCGAAACTACTCGGCTATATCCGCAGCAATAAGTTGATGTTAGTACAATTTTAGATTTAGTCAGGCACTGATTATCTCCGAAAATGGATAGTTACAATGATTTATCGTTCATCGTCGCTGTTCCCCCCACCACCTTACTCAACAATGCTCCACGAGAAACAGTCAGTCATAATTTCGCAATAAGagcagagagagagagcaaagCGGCTGCAATAAAGCCATTTCACGGTTATTAAATTCAAGCACTAATGAGCGCATCTCACATATATCCTGTTAGTAAAAATTATGACTCTAACCGTCAGTTCAGTCGCAACACACCTTTCGTACTTTTCTTTCGCGCGATCGATTGGAACGAATCACATTGCAAAATAGTTCGTACCAATAACGACTCCGAGACGagtaaaacaagaaaaaaacatcCTAGCGATCACACGTGGATTGCTATCCTGAAGTGCAAAGATTTAAATAGTTGTCAACACATGGTCTTTTTGTAAGCGAGGagagttttattttattttatttttttatcatagTATCCTATTATTATTTCTGTTGTAGCTCAAAATTATGTTAGCTAGCGCAAATTAAGACACAACCGCAGGTTTAATTTAAGTAGTCAGAGACTGTTGTACGAGAAGAGTAAATACAAGCGTATGTTTAAGCTCAAAaacagtatatatatatatattatggtAACATATTTGTACAAAGTGTATATTTAAATCAATGAACAAATAGCTATATAGTACGACGTGTAAATACcacaaaaaatattggaaaaaacaAACATAGTACAGCTCAACGTCAAACATAtatgaaatcatcaaaaaatcatcaaaaaaaataaacaactaCCGGATTTTTAAGCACGGAACAACAATAACAGCCGGAAAAAATCGAAGTAATCATTTTATGGGAATATAACTTCTTCTGTATTGGAATGTCAACCCACTgccataaaattttatttaaataattgttGTGATCTATTGTGATAAGAAggcatacaaataaaaaaatgaaaaaacaaatgaatCGAATACGCGAGCGTTCAGATTTTTTGTCCGAATCAACCGTAACCGTAACCGTTGGCCACGATAAGTTCAAGATGTCTATTTTATAGAAAGTGGGACAATTTTTTTGAaggcgggggggggggggtgtttgTTAATTTGAAGCGGGAAAGAAACTGTTCTCCAACTTGCGTTTCCTGACCCTAGATTATATTTCGGAAGACTTTCAAAATATTCGCTTGtaaaaaatttttcattcaatgaaTTACGCTTTCCACGTAGATTACGATGATAAACGATTTTAGGTCTTTTTCGATAATAACGATGTTCCCACCTCATTctcctacaaaggtttgagcgggacgagttaATTTACTGATAACTAGCTGAccgggcaaacttcgtcctggccaaaatttgttttttgttatcaataccttcaaacatccacgttttctcactatgagcaagttcatggatccaatcgcaaaaatgttcattgattaatcttctaatcaaccccgttgaatttaccttgtactataaaatttctagtatttctaataaaactcatataatatcagattattttcagacacaattctagttcaagatttttcaactacttgcaaatgacatgtttctccgttacatggaataaatgtttgatacagagaatatgatagaataaagacagccctaaatcggagaattccttcctcgagttctgctcttatcaacacattcgacgatacttttttattggtataggtagaagaaaatataggagtgcgtttcattacattaaaatccatttccagttccgAACAAGGATCAAttccgctagcgcaaacatcaaatggactaacagcacttgtcgctatggaattgtagaacatatgggaatttaattttccgaattttccttttttccttcagagttttccaaaaaatttcaattgtcatgtttggttggaatatttttgattgaaatgtgtgtaatatttttatggggccctctctccattccagaggaaggaGGGGTATAATACCATCgtggaaacatttctcatacccaaaatccctcacatcccaaattgtgcttgattagttctcgagttatgcagaagtttgtgtttttgtgccccctgtaatttgtgtttcatttgtatgccagacccccttagagaggtgggtggAGTGTTTGAccgccataaaaacatttattgtaccctaaaacatctatatgcctaatttggttccatttgcttgattagttctcgagttatgcaaaacttgtatttcatttctatgacagcACCCCcatcagaaaggtgggaggagtgttcaACTACTTTGGaaatgtttcttgtccccttaaatctccacatgtcaaatttggttcagtttgcttgattagttcttgaattatgcagaaatgtatgcttcatttatatggcagtcccccccccctcagagcgaggggaggagtgtctattcatcatagaaacgtttcgtgtcccctaaaacattcgcatgacaaatttggctccgtatgcttgattagttttcgaattatgcagaaatttgtcttccatttgtatggtagctcccccttagagagggggaggaatgtctaaccaccgtaaaaacatttattgcaccctaaaacctccacatgcaaaatttggttccatttgtttgattaattctcgagtaatgcaaaaatttgagtttcatttgtatggaatatTTAGCACATCTTTTAACATCCTCATActttacattaaatgagcttgaAAGTTTCATTGAATGTGCTATCCacccgagatgaagaatagatggtgggaagattcacgggttttggttgtgttaaactttgatttcCTTTGAGCCAGGAAAATAGAAAgctcacataccaggcataacaGTTCGTTActgaaatggtacaaaatttaatgtgtcaacgaataacgtcaAAAAGGATACATATTTCCTAAAAATATTTCTCGCATTAAATTTATCatctaaaaaataaacaaaatatgtcacgaactaaaatgtttccTAAGGCGCGTCCAccttatgccgaatgatgccgatcagcctgtaccaggcggcatattcggtacgttatgtaatgtggacgccacatcgggtgcacgaagccgaagtcccatcggatgtacgaagccgtcacgaacacacgaagcaccatgtcgtcaacgctaatttacctCGTTttattttggttcgactttctcgaactggacccacttgtttcgggttgggttctgtttgtttcgagtc
This genomic window from Toxorhynchites rutilus septentrionalis strain SRP unplaced genomic scaffold, ASM2978413v1 HiC_scaffold_190, whole genome shotgun sequence contains:
- the LOC129781720 gene encoding GATA-binding factor C-like, translated to MKKEGIQTRNRKLTAKSKKRKSTPGYSFSFGDLMNPLDHNKSFPGGFPTSMGQHAHLSSGLHPAHSHMHSGWYTTGLGSLGTSSSLQNGFSSTAPLGTGAVAHPQSYHLGLNSMSWRSEYT